The Mycolicibacterium aurum genome segment ATGTTCTCTGTCTAACCCTCAAAGAAGCCCACACGCAGGCTTACAGCGCCGCCGAGGCGGTGGCTGTCCTGCGTCAAGAATGGCGCAAGGCTGTCGAGGGCGACGCTAACCACAGTGAAGCCGATATTGACCGAATGTTGCCGTTCGCTGTAGCTGCCGCCAACGATGACGACCCCATGAAACGGCGGGAGATCATGGGCCGAAGGTACGGCACTGATACCCGTACCACCACACCCAATGTGCAGGCCGGTCAGGCCGCGAGTATTCCGACAGGGCAGAAAGTGCCATCAACCAAGAACCTGATTTCTGACGCTCACTCAGCAGGACAGATCAGGATGAGTGGGCGGTTCGTTGACTTCGCTGAAGGTAGGCTTCTGCATGTCGAGGATTTTGGGTGGTACTACTTCGGCGCTGGGCGCTGGCAACCCGATGTCAACAACACGCGGGTCACGTCGGCAATCCTCAAAATGCTCAAAAAGTGTTGGGAAGATTCGTTTTCTGACTCTGAGCTAGAAAAAGACGTCAGGCGCTGCCAGTCCACAGCAGGTGTTGCCGGTATCCGCAGTCTGTGCGCCAGCTTGCCGGAATTTAGTTGCAGTATGGCTGATTTCGACACAGATCCGCATCTACTGAATTTTAGCAACGGCACCCTGAATCTACGAACGATGGATCTACACAAGCACACACCGGCCGATCGGATCACAAAGATCTGTAGAGGAAACTATGATCCACAGGCACGTTCGCAGCACTGGGATAGCTTTCTGGCGCGAATCCAACCGGATTCGGCTGTGCGCGACTATCTACAGCGGATCGTTGGCAGTGCGCTTGTCGGCGAGGTTCGCGAAGACCTGTTCGTCATCTTGTACGGCACGGCCATGAACGGTAAGACGCGCTTTGATGGCGCGGTGCGAAATGCGTTGGGTAACTATGCCGCTGTAGCTGACCGCAACGTTTTGATGAATGCACCGAATGCTCACCCCACACTGTTCATGGTTTTTCGCGGTGCCCGTTGGGTGAGCGTGGATGAGACCAACCGCAGCGCGCGTATCGATGAAGCCAAAATGAAGATGCTCACCGGAAACAGCGTGATCCCAGCGCGTGGCATGCGTAAGGATTTTATCGAAATCAAGCCCTCCCATACACTTTCGTTGATCACGAACTATCTTCCGCGCATCTCCGGTGATGATGCCGGAAGTTGGCGACGTATCAAAGTCATCCCATTTTCTGTGCGGATTCCTGAATCCGAGATGGACCCCGCCCTGGCGTCAAAGCTCGATCTAGAAGCGGACGCCATCTTGGCGTGGGCTGTTGCTGGGTGGGCAAAGTATCGAGACCAGGGCTTGGTTGATGTACCCAAAGCAGTGCAGCAACAGACAGACGATTATTGGCAATCCAACGATGAGATCGGCCAATTCATCGGCGAATGCTGCGACGTGGCACCGGATTTCAAGGAAAGCAATGCTGACTTGCGAAGGAGCTACGAATCGTGGTGCCACTCAGAACAGGTAGAACCAATGCCGGTGCGTCTATTCAATGCCTACTTCGATCATCTTGGATATGTGAAAACTAAAGGCGGAGAACGAAAAAGGCGCGGAATTCGATTGGCAAGGGTGACCTAAGTTGCCGTCGGAAATCGCCCTGACCTGCAAGGGGGCAAGTTGGGCAGTTTCATCGGTTAGCCCTTAGGAGTATATGCATATGGCTGTTAACCGTAGGAGTTGCCGTAGTTGCCCTACGGTTAGTAGAGCTACCTATTACGGTGTGTAGTAAAGATTAGTTTCACTCTCTTTATTGGCTACCTTGGAACTGGAGGTGAGGTAATGAACGCTAAAGATATTGCGCGGCAACGTAGTCTGATTGCAAAGAGGGTTAAAGCACTGAAGGATCTTTATGCCAGCGATGATCTCAGCACGGAGGATTATCAGCGGGAAATGATTGCGGTGCAGGCACGTAAACGGAAACTACGTAACGCGGAGAAGAAGTTGCAAAGCGTTGAGACGCCTAACCTTCCGGCTGTGGTAAAGGTTAGGCAGGGAAGCAAACGAGGTAGGGAACAACGATTTCCACCTAAAGAAGGCCGCGATGAGTTCGGCAACTCCACCAACAAAGATACAGTGGCGCAGTATGATTCGATCCTTAGCAGTAGCCCTGAAAGACGTTGCAACGGAACAAATGCCCAAGGTGAGCAGTGCCGTAACTTCGCCATCAAGGGTGGTCGGGTCTGCAAATTTCACGGTGGAGCAACCCGGCACGTCAAAGAGGCCGCACGTATCCGTGTCGAGATGGCATCAGATCGATTGATGGGCAAGCTAATTGAGATCGCCTACGACGACGCCCGTCCTGCGTCGGTCCAACTTGATGCGATCAAGGATTCACTCAATCGCGCTGGCCTGACTAAACCTACTCAGATCGAAGTTGGCCCTGCACCGCACGAAGAGATCTTCACCGACATTTTCTCAGGCACTAGAGCGGAGAGCCGTAGAACACGCGGCATTGAAGAGCCGGATTCTGTTGGTGGTCAATCATTTACAGAGATTGGCGGCTACACTCAACCCGCCCCGGTGGCCAGTGGTGATCTAGGTCAATCTGAGTACATGTCGACTTGCCGCGATAGCGATTGCGACCCTCTGGCTGCCCCGCAGCGCCGCGAACGTAGGCGGTCCAGGCCATCACGCTATGACCAGGGTGTGATCACCGGAGAAGAGGCCATAGCCTCGGCCAACGAAGAGAACTATCGACAGGATTTTTACTCGATGCCTAATCGAGAGCGTAGAGCCCTCCCACCAGGGAAATCGGGCTACAGATGACAGGTCGGCAGGTGGCAAACCTGCGGGGGTAAGCGGTCTGAACTGGGAATTTAGTACGGTTGAGCGGGTTAGTACCTATCCCCTACCCATCC includes the following:
- a CDS encoding phage/plasmid primase, P4 family; translated protein: MTYARAGFYVLPIKPGTKNAGSVLGIGWPSKSSRDLKIVADWWREHPDAGIGIHTGRSGIVVFDVDVDTLPSDLAPLQAGLIHRSRAGTDSQRGHYIFAAAEIYTAGALRLSDGTKAGEVRSGNTIIVVEPTHHANGGLYRCEHPGEVPTLTAPARQLLLLAPKIGDSDVGAFLAAYPGNEGDNLAYCLKLAVRRFNHLVRNYEDTGISNKRSKNRHDAMADVLCLTLKEAHTQAYSAAEAVAVLRQEWRKAVEGDANHSEADIDRMLPFAVAAANDDDPMKRREIMGRRYGTDTRTTTPNVQAGQAASIPTGQKVPSTKNLISDAHSAGQIRMSGRFVDFAEGRLLHVEDFGWYYFGAGRWQPDVNNTRVTSAILKMLKKCWEDSFSDSELEKDVRRCQSTAGVAGIRSLCASLPEFSCSMADFDTDPHLLNFSNGTLNLRTMDLHKHTPADRITKICRGNYDPQARSQHWDSFLARIQPDSAVRDYLQRIVGSALVGEVREDLFVILYGTAMNGKTRFDGAVRNALGNYAAVADRNVLMNAPNAHPTLFMVFRGARWVSVDETNRSARIDEAKMKMLTGNSVIPARGMRKDFIEIKPSHTLSLITNYLPRISGDDAGSWRRIKVIPFSVRIPESEMDPALASKLDLEADAILAWAVAGWAKYRDQGLVDVPKAVQQQTDDYWQSNDEIGQFIGECCDVAPDFKESNADLRRSYESWCHSEQVEPMPVRLFNAYFDHLGYVKTKGGERKRRGIRLARVT